The Carassius carassius chromosome 32, fCarCar2.1, whole genome shotgun sequence DNA window CGAGAAATGAGACTGTCAACGTTTAACTCCCCTTCCGCCATCTTCAGAGCCGAGTTCTGCATGCAACGCTTCCAGTAACGGCCGCTAGGTGGCGCGCGTAATGACGTCATTCACTTAGTTACAAGCTGTTACGTCAATATCAATGATCTTTTCATGAATATTTGAAGGCAAACTTTTGACCTGTTGAAAGCAACGTAATTGTTAATGGTAATTTTCTATTGTTTACCGTTTGGCGATCTGTTTATTTGGTTGCCTTTCCAGGAGGATTTTTATTAGAGTACGTTTAAATTAggcatttagcctatttattaacttatatttaatatgtagtcaGTTATAATTTATTAAGATTGATTAGGATTACAGTGGGTGTAAAATTAATTACaatgaaaatgattcattttgtTTATTGCATTTTAGCAGGCCATCGGTTTCCCATAACCAAATGCTCCTAAACATAACAAATTGAAGTAACATTTGTCTTAACTAAATTTATATTAACTGATAATTTAGTATCCCAGAGGCTTTGTTGGGTTACTAGCGAAGCTGGCATCCACTGATTACTTTAAAATACTAGAGAACTGAATCAGAGGAGCGCATGACAAGAGAAAAAGAGATGATACACAGAAGTTGAGAGAAcagctttaaaaagtaaaaatttttaCAGTCTGAGTTACAATTCTCTTATTTCTAGGAAATATAATAGGAAATAATAATctataaatcttttaaaatataacataccAATTGCAAAAATACTGTTGAACACATTACacattaaactaaaatattaaacaaaaaatatatatttttatttaagtgttttattaaaatgaaataactgtCTATACaagtattacaattatttataattgaaataatttaCAGCAATACAATAATTTACTGACATTTAAACATTTCATCATCAAGTACTTGTCAGTGTTTATATAGGGTTTAAAGTCAAACCTGCGGTGGGTTTAATCAATATgttataatgttgttgtttttttagtctTATTAAAACTTAGTTCCATTCATTTCTTTGCCTTCATTTCTCTTTCTGTTCTTTCGTTCTCTGTAGTAGAAGATCATCCAGGTTACGACCCAACCAATAATCAAGCCTCCTACAGCCAGAAGAGCAGCTGCCCAGCCCGGCACAGCATCGTTGGGACAGTCTGCAGGGAGAGGGGTGCCTGGGGCAACTGTGGCAGGTACGACAGTcgtagagacatcagagccactgTTTATTCGTGTAAAGATGAAGGGATGCTCCTGGAGAAGATATGAAGAGATAGCATTAATTGAAAGACCATGCTTGGTTATCTTGCTCTTACAGTGGTTTCTATTGTACATCACCTTACTCACCCTTGTGGGACACTGGATCTTACTGCGGTcatatgtgaaattattgtagGTTTGTTTACTGTCCACAGGCTCCAGCTAAAACCGAAAACACAGGAAAAATGCTGTTAAATATAGGAAAGCTGCtgtgagattgtgtgtatgtatatgtatttaccaTATTGTTCCAGAGCGCAATTGCCATCTCTGCATGTCCACGCTCAGAGAAATGAAAACAATCCACAGAGAAGAAAGTCAGGTCTGGTGTGCCATCCTAAAGCAGAAAGAGATTTTTCATCTTGAAGTTTGATACTGAAACTCTAGGTTTTATCTGTTGTAGTGCGAGCTCAAGGCAGACTCCATAAGCATTAcattaatctaaaatatttatatacatatttaaaaataatttataactgAATGTGTTGTTTATGTGTGATCTCATGATACATGAGGTGTTTTAGAGATATTTGAAGAGCGCTAACCTCGACCATTGGAACAACAGAGTTCTTGAAGAAGGGCTGTTGCACCACTGCAAAGTCCTGTCTTCCATCATATCTTCCCCCATACACCAGCCTTTCAGTCTCCATCTGATGCACAAAACCACACATTGAAGGTCAAGATTATCTAAAGCCCACTCATCAATGAACTGACAACTTGATGGCTACAGACCTGCAGATCTCTGTTGACCttcttcatttcattcatttctgGAGAGTTTTCACGAGGTTCCAGAAAACATGGACACATGTTCCTGTCGCAAACATGTAGTCAAAAAAATGCAGTTGTGTAAGAAAAAACATGATAAAGTACACTGCTTTTTagattaaggcccaatcccaattctaccccttagcccttcccctttcccctacccctccgtttcgtGCGTTCACGTGGAgaggtaggggtgtctcgattctcttttggttggaggggtaggggtaaggggaagggccagatagcccttcaaaaaaagatttttcgggaccacacttcaaatgaaggggtatgaattatctcggcaacatggctgctacagcgaacaaaaagacacatacagtaaatgtaagcttttttggcataaataaagattttaacgaaaagtattcatttgttttatgttaaattCAATTGtcagttcatattaacggtcatgttactcaaagaaatgttagaaaaaaatcgctaatatttgctaacgtccaTATCagtacagactgcatgatagtgccacagcatatgtctaaTCAGGGCCATAACTgctgtagacattgatgggggctaatccccccaataataagaaatcgcaaaaaaaaaaagttgcgtgtATTCCCGTCTgttcgtttatctttttagagtgagtttacttaaaaacagcgattgtatcctctcgtcgctggaaaatataatgtagcgattcagtatttaaactgtttttaataaaagtcatggggcagcgttgacaagtttattttctcctgaatgtgtgagctgcgcgatttccgatatgtgtgtgtgtcaataagcagctcattaatccagaacgataattaaaggctctaatgcacactgcacaccagtatatgtgtgtattgtaagatcTAGAAGACGTATGATGACGTGTgacggcatagtagtggtgtcccaatccttaggggaatattttctcccctaccccttgacactcacaattctataaaatagaattgggattgggccttaatcaTCTGTTTAGTGAAGTATTTACTCTTGCAGGAGGCTGCAGCCCAGTGTGTCCCTCTTTATCATTCGCAGATCCCCGATCTCTAAGATTCCGACGAAATTTACCAGCACTCTGggaacctgcacacacacacacacacacacacacacacacacacacacacacacacacacacacacacacacacacacacacacacacacacacacacacacacacacacacacacacacacacacacacacattgggtttccatgttttttaTAGGGACATTCCATaggtttaatgtattttatactGTCCTATCCCCTTACCGTAACCCTTctcctcattctgtatgatttataagcttgattcctcatggggaccaaaaatgtcaacatttactggtattactatacttgtgggacatttggtccccataaCATAGGAAATACCAAAACACACAATTATTAAAGCATTTTTCTGTGTTAAATATATgggaaaatgtgtgtaaaaaacCCTGTGATAATGATTTTCTAACTAATAAGAATAACTAACTAATAATTAATGAATGTGATCGGGTTCAGTAAATGCATCTCTCTCACCTCATTGTACAGCATGTCCAGACTGTCTCTGAGGTGACCGATGTACTTAGAAGGAGACAGAGAAGCCTGGGTAGAGAAAAACACAAACCATACATTTTTTTCGGATTGAATTGTTATTTGCTGGTCTTagatacaaaaaaacattaacaatgacTCAGTGGCACATCTGTTTGTTagtaatcaaatgtattttaGCTGCTTAAAGGTCACCGCTGTGGTTCTCTGGCGCAAGAAGAAACAATTTATGACGGGGAGCTGAAAGCCTTCATATGATATTAATCATACACTCACCCGGTCGTGACAGTACTGGCAAAGGTCATTTCCCCCAATAAATAGTGTCACCAGTTTCCAATCCTTCTCAAAGTCCACTTTCTGAAAAATGAAagtagtgttttaaaaaaaattgattaaattaGATTGTTTATTGCCCTACAACAATTGGTGGAATTTGCCTTATGCAGCAAGGAGTTGGCACATGCATACAAAATATAGTTATAAATTACAGAAGACAGCAAACATTgtcattttgatgtatttttttattcaacagaaaatgatttaaagcaaaactttaaaaacattgtgtttttttttcaaagttgtgTTTAAAACAAATTTGTAGAGTATGTATTTCAAGAACATGCTATTTAAGTTTTTCCACAgtaaaatatcacatttaattTGTGTTACTCGCCTGTTGCCAATTGcaacagtttatttttttcagtcaacTTAATAGATTGAATAAGCATACTGACCATGCTATCCTTTAAAGCTGTGATAAGATCCCTCACTTGTGCTGGTATATTACTGAATAGAGAGGAAGAAATCATTAGCTGAAAGGATACTGTGAACTGagtttttatgtgtttatgtgtgttccTTACCTTGCTTTGGCACCGCTCACTGCCATATTGAAGCCATTTGGTCGTTTACTTTTCCCCTTTGAGAAGCCAAAAACATTTGGATTGAACTTCTTAAGAATATCTGATAACATAATGACAAAAGGCGCTAGTTATTATCATGTTGTTAAACAAGAATCAATTCAAATCTGCTAATAATGATCAGAGCCATTGGagtatcatttctaatcaatataACCAAACTGCTAGTAAAAATTACATCAAGTGTTACATAAGGTTATACTCACTTGGCAATGTGGTGACAGTCTCCAAAGTATCATCTCCACCAATGCtatcaattaaattaaacacaGAACACTCAGAAAACCTGTAGAACAAAGCAATTCCAAAGGCATACAGCAGACTGTCACAAACTCACCTCCAGGAAACCCCTCGCTCCTCATCCACTAACTGCAGAAGGTTCTCAGCTTTTGCACCAAAGCCGGCCTGACagattcagagagagagagaatcataattacatgacaaagaatcgcaacatacaaaaatatacacacacacttacagtgaTTGAATCTCCCAGAGACGCCACCACTTTAATGTCAGCTGGACGCAGCCTGTGAACTGAGAAAGAAATGTCATTATGTGATTAACTGGATGCCTGAACACAACAACAAAGCAACAATGCAGCACTACTTGGACCTAAAAGGATAATAAATCATGGCAGGATATCTTGCCTGCTTGTCTCTAACCATAAACTATATTTATGTACATAGGTTCTCCTCTTTCTTGtattttttatctattattaatctttctttttatccttcttaatattttatttaaacattcagtcatttatacaaaataaaataaatagatatgtcaataaataatataatatgcttataaaacatttgtataaCTTATTACATGCAATAtactaataaaatgttattgaGGTTATGTTAATACATAACAGTTCTGTATCTAAACTTCATCTCAACTGTGATTGCCTTGATATCGaaacacaacaaaaaagaaacaataaaaatcaATGGTGTGACATCTGAAAGCCTGTATTACATCTTTATCCCTCTCAATAAACCTATgtgcacatatatataaaatgactggaaattaaaaaacatatatatatatatgtttaatttctttttatatattacaaattgtaTCCTCATTAATATTTTCAAGGTATTACAGCACTTTATTTCAAAGAATTCAtgcaacatttttacattttgctaTTTCATTAACAGAATGTCAATCCACAGTATGTGTctgttacatatacatatattatatatctgtTAATGAAGTACCAAAATAAAATTTAGCAAAGTAAAAATATTGCATGACTTTTAATAAATACAACACTGTAATACTTTAAAGTCAATAAAACAgagattattaaataaaaatacaagaaaaggAGAAATAGTTAATTAGAGAGTTGGATAGTTATGGTCATCTGGTGGgaaaaattaagcaaattaatttctcccctctctctttcttacCAGATGTTGGCACAGTGTCAGAGGGCGCTGTGTCCACACATGAGAAATCACTTCCCCAATTCTAAAATGAAAAGGAGAAATCATTTCATAATATCACTTTAAggttctattgtattttattaatattgtttgtaaTATACCTGTGTGACTTACATttgcaggtggaggaggaggaggaggggtgtTGTATGTGTAATTGCTGTTGTGATAGGTCCTCAAATAGGGGGACGACTAAAGAAGAATAGGAAAAGGTATTAAAATGTGACAGAATGATAAAGTTTAAAGAAGAATTATACAGTTTAAACTCACCTTTTCTGGGCATTTAAGAGAGATACCTGCAGTAAAATCTTCACTATCTGTCTTATTACCTAAAGGCtccatctgagagagagagagagagagagagagacaactaataaataaatgaaaatccaTTTTGAGAGTTAAGACGCTGTGAAATGACAACATATTAAGAAAGTCTATGGAAATGTATTTTTTCCTGTTGAACTgtattatatattgtaaattaaCACAATTCAATTACACATCCACAAAGAGGTTATTGCTGAAGTAGCATCAGtcatttacagtaaataaaataatatataaaataaataaataaatgcaaacaacatGCTTGAAAAACACTTGCATCTTAAATTACacgaaatatattaataaaaacattatgagGCTTatacattgtgacgagtggggctgtgccgagagacgtgggaacagagcaaggccggtggagtgattggagatgagcatgagcgacacctgctcgacccaccggtcttgagtcccacggaggagatggaaggatataaattattatttgaaaataaaattaaaattaaaattatttgattttccgccagttcccgcctcctttttcccgatgattatggagttttaattcgttacagtggtgccgaagcccgggagaaggagggacgcgctgctgaagatccctcgccgctgtggtgaatccgcggtgccatcgagcaggcgaggaagtgtgtcgccatggacgctcgaggcggtgggctggagtgagttgctgggGACGGACGAGCTCGCTGCCgcccgcccgtgatgtggaggggcggctgccgtccgtgaagGAGCGAAAGAGTCGGCGccattcgccagggggccggagcctgctgcctctgtgaaggaatccggaggagcagggaacgggggactcatgccggctgcccaaaaccggaggagccgtcgccgtccaccaggAGGCGGAGGAATGTCGTGCCgtctgccgagggccgtccaggatATAAATGGAAGGATATAatactggagcgacgacagtgaaggacgagagaggaccaggcctggactttattttgtatgtggtttttatttattttatctgttttgtctttattttgtcattattaaatcttatttgattgtccggcagttcccgcctccttcttcccgatgattatggagttttaattcGTTACATACATGAACATATCTTTTTAACTCATATGCTTACCAAGTTATTCCAGAGAGCCCGAGCCATGAGCGTGTGAGCTTTCTGACTGAGATGGAAACAGTCTGGAGAGAAATAGGAACGGTCTGGTCTCCCATCCTAAAAGAGCATGGTAAAAATTACAAAGATAATGTGAACTAACAGTTCAAAAGGATTGCTTGTGTAATAAATGATGTGAGACTGCCGTGCACCTCCAACACAGGGAGAAACACATTTCTGAAGAATGGCTGTAGGACCACTGTGAAGTTATCATGAGTGTCATATCGCCCAGACCACCAGCTCCCTCATACCACGCTGAGAATAAAACACAACAGCATGTAAACTGTACATTTGCCTTGTATTATCAATAATccaattcataataaatattcaaatacagatgtttacacaataaattcattttaatgtgATATGTTGTGTACCTGGTAGGCTTGGTTGAACTCCTGCAACATCTGGAACTCATGAGATCCATCTTTAGGTTTCAGAACACAGCGACAcaacatgctaaaaaaataaaacacaaagcaaATAATGTAAGACTAACAAGAACCAAAAGCTTAAAATATCAGATGCTCTACCAGAATCAAGCAGAAATCAGGAGAGCCAGTATATAGGGCAAAACTCACTTTACCAGCCAGGTGGGGCAGCCAAGAGTGGGGTCCTGATGGAGGCGGCGCAGTGGAATTATATCCAGGAGCTCCACTAAATTCACCAGGGCACGAGGGACCTGGAGGAGAACACATGATTAACTCCAGCAAGCAGCAGCGATTTACACTGGAGGTTTGTTATCAATAATCTGGTTTAACAAAAGCAGTCAGATAGATTCTTTGACGACTGTTTCTACTACAATCCAATATatataaacagagagagagagagagagagagagagagagagagagagagagagagagagagagagagagtaagagagagagagaacgctaCAAAACCAGAGCTAAAACTGCCTCACCTCTTTATGTAATATGTCCAAACCCTCACGAATATACTTCACAATGTTATCAGAAGAATAGTACCGCtgaggagaaaaagagaaagagagagagagagtgattaaGAGAGATAGTAGTAATTGCAGATTTATTACTGAAACTCTGATAATAGATAAAACAGGCTCTATTAATATCAGCGTACAGTATCAGAGCAGTGGGCGCATATGTCATTTCCTCCAATGAAGACTGTGATAATCTTCCAGTCATTCTGGAAATCAATTCgctgaaaagagacagaaatttTCAGCCAGTCTGAATGTTAAGATTTTGCATCCTGTGtcttaatatttcttaatattttacagaaaaaaaaaactcaaacataCAACCGAAATGAATGATACCTTAATAAAAATCGGAGGAtcgaaaatataattatatcattGTGACAACATTTTCAACAACAGGAGTAAAGTAAATGTATGTGAGATTTTGAGAATGACTGACCGAGTCTTCTTTCATTCTTTTAATGACAGCATGAGCTTGTGTGACCATGTCACtgcaaaatgaaaaattacatattaCTCGTTATTACTCAGTTATTAAGTTTATtaaattatcaaaagtgacagaatcaaatatttttatttgtaataaatgctgttcttttacatTTTCGATTGATCAAATAATTCCTGAAAAAAGGGTATCATGGTCTCTAGAAAAACattgagcagcacaacagtttcaacactggtaataatcagaaatgtttcttgagcaccaaattagcatattagcaatatttcttaaggatcatgtgacactgaagactaatggctacaaaaaaattagctttgccatcattgctataaattgcattttaaacttgaatatgtatgtatatacagtatatgcttttagttttaatgCAAAAATCCAATGCTTCATACTCCTCACTGGTTTATAAGAGAAGTTACTCACTCCGATGTGGCTCCTGGAACTGCTTGGTTCAGAAAACTCCGTGCAGAATTCTCACTTCCTTTTCCAACTGAATAGCCAGTGATTGAAGGGTTAAACTCTCTCAATATatctaaatgacaaaaaaaaaaaaaaaacacacacacattattttacacacacataatcacTCTAAATCTGATTTGCATGTCTATCTAATCCCTGAATGTGATAGATAGATTGGTAAGGGTAAACATACTGTACATGGCTTGCGGTTTTTTTAAAGGAGGGACTGAAGAATAATGCTCAATTGACCTCTAATTTCACCCCTGGACTACTTCAAGTTATGTAGTATATAGTAGAGATTAAAAAGCAGCTATTTATTGTATAAACTCTTGCGTCATCTGATCAGCTATTATGTAGTTTAAAAATTTTTTATGACTACAATCATTTCTGTGTTGATTATGTTTCTTCTTAATGATTGATCATAAATCTACAGTACACAATAATAAGAGCATGACAGTAACATGACAGCTTGCACATACTTGGTAAAGTGGTTGTAGTTGTGAGGTTCCCATCTCCACCAATGCTGAAAACAAAAAAGTCAATATATCTGTGCCTCATGAGATCATTGATCATTTTGAATTTTATCCTGTAAATCATATGGATAAAACgaaaccagcaacatttgtgcaCAATAAACTGATGGTTCACAGTGTGATCGGGGTAGACACTCACCTCCATGACAGGCCGCGATACTCTGTAAGCACACCTAGAAGATTGTTCTGTGCTGCACCCACCCCATTGGCTGCCTGTTT harbors:
- the plb1 gene encoding LOW QUALITY PROTEIN: phospholipase B1, membrane-associated (The sequence of the model RefSeq protein was modified relative to this genomic sequence to represent the inferred CDS: inserted 2 bases in 1 codon), whose translation is MNQAKKQMILSIMGIKDLTFSSCAQIMILALLACRCSAVESLHCAVSSPSPSTPISVHSLRPADVSVVSALVMSDVKRSDEIRALNMLSEILFTFNPDVTTVVPEQRSLMDHVEYMESLSSPTQWKLLLFFIPVDELSVCTDQDLNATIDATVNKVEQTLDSLHKKLKNTLVYVVVWSGLSHDRVCQFQCEKRYDENRRRLDTIVPMALLQESVSALLERRGWFGDREDFSVMLQSSPVHIELSNPMKAFTSDSSRDISLLTIQLWTNLLQPMTDKTEMNGRGIFTIPCPTKEKPFLRTHENSYLPELNNFQTEDPSPLFHPVMGSELTCEDRSPSPSIPTSVHALRPADIKVVAAMGDSLTAANGVGAAQNNLLGVLTEYRGLSWSIGGDGNLTTTTTLPNILREFNPSITGYSVGKGSENSARSFLNQAVPGATSDDMVTQAHAVIKRMKEDSRIDFQNDWKIITVFIGGNDICAHCSDTRYYSSDNIVKYIREGLDILHKEVPRALVNLVELLDIIPLRRLHQDPTLGCPTWLVNMLCRCVLKPKDGSHEFQMLQEFNQAYQRGMRELVXSGRYDTHDNFTVVLQPFFRNVFLPVLEDGRPDRSYFSPDCFHLSQKAHTLMARALWNNLMEPLGNKTDSEDFTAGISLKCPEKSSPYLRTYHNSNYTYNTPPPPPPPANNWGSDFSCVDTAPSDTVPTSVHRLRPADIKVVASLGDSITAGFGAKAENLLQLVDEERGVSWSIGGDDTLETVTTLPNILKKFNPNVFGFSKGKSKRPNGFNMAVSGAKASNIPAQVRDLITALKDSMKVDFEKDWKLVTLFIGGNDLCQYCHDRASLSPSKYIGHLRDSLDMLYNEVPRVLVNFVGILEIGDLRMIKRDTLGCSLLQENMCPCFLEPRENSPEMNEMKKVNRDLQMETERLVYGGRYDGRQDFAVVQQPFFKNSVVPMVEDGTPDLTFFSVDCFHFSERGHAEMAIALWNNMLEPVDSKQTYNNFTYDRSKIQCPTREHPFIFTRINSGSDVSTTVVPATVAPGTPLPADCPNDAVPGWAAALLAVGGLIIGWVVTWMIFYYRERKNRKRNEGKEMNGTKF